The DNA region AACAGAGGTGTTTTGGAACAGAGGTGTTCTAGAACAGAGATGTTCTAGAACCAGTCTGTCTCGCCCTCTTGTACAGCGTCTCTAGGTGAAGCCTAGACATTTACATGTCACTGTCTGTATTGACAGTCATATTACATATTATATTTACAATCCAAGAGGTTTTGGTGTTTGTTGATATAAAAAGGTCAAACAGATGAATATAAAACGCTGAATATATAACGGACCTCCAGAAAGCCTGGTCTGTGGTGCCATCTGCTCCTTTTAGCGGTGTAACAGCGCCCTCTAGCAGCCGAGGAAATAGAGCTTTTAAAGGGCCCTTGTAACACTAGCGGTGTAACAGCGCCCTCTAGCAGCTGAGGAAATATAGCTTTTAAAGGGCCAATGCAGCTCTTTTTACcttaatatcaaatcatttctgactAACAAATTAgtacatttctgtgattatttttttgaccattttaattgaaaaaaaaaaaaaaaatagcttcttagcaaagagtaatttttcaagcaagaatttagctcgGACTGTCAGAGCGGTCTGATTGGTGAGGgggaaactagctgttattggcagagatttcgaactctcttattggtctattaactaattaactgcctggtgatgtcaccaggcaggccaaaactccatcccaccaaaacaggctgaaatttcaggcagtcttttcaaataactcttacactaaaatggcattatcaatttcacagtattattccaacctcatagcgtGGAAATATATCAATCACAGGAAAGATTTTGACTGCCCTGGTCCTTTAAAAGAAGTTTAAAAGTGACGAATGTAATATTGTGTGGTAAAATGTTCTGTTGAATTCTGTGTAATTATGAATTTTGATTTAAAGAGACGTTTTGATTTGTAAAATTCATTTGATCTGAATTGAGATGGAGAAAAAAGAAAGTTGATTACCCCTAAAACATACTGAAAGGATGAATAAAATGACAGATAAAactcagttctgttatactgtaggtctttatgttcagataaaggggaggtttcCTTTATgttcagataaaggggaggtttcCTTTATgttcagataaaggggaggtttcCTTTATGctcagataaaggggaggtttcCTTTATGTTCAGATAAAGTGGAGGTTTCCTTTATgttcagataaaggggaggtttcCTTAATgttcagataaaggggaggtttcCTTTATgttcagataaaggggaggtttcAGGATGCAGATCAGGGACGGGCAACTCAAGGATGGACgatatacaggaccagtcaaaatgttggacacacctactcattccagggttttaattttttttttttaaactatactctacattgtagaataatagtgaagacatcaaaactatgaaacaacccCTATTAATATAGAATGTCCTCTGGGTTTAATAGACACATTAAAAGATTAGTCATATcacttttttaaattattattattattcccttTAATGTGGCATAAAACAGAACCAGTCCTGTTTTCAGCTGATTGTCTAACAATCCCATTTCATGAAATGGCAGGTGGACAAACATGGCGCGGCTGTCCGACAGGAGCGCCTTTAAACTaacaaaactaaactaaaaacTAAAAGTGTAATGATATTCAGTGATTGTCATTCGTAACCATTCGGCTTGTAGCCTGAATTGATGCGTCCACTGCTGTAAACGCGCGTCGCGGTCCGTCTCCGCCTCGGTAGAAACGTTGTGCGCTCTTGTCGAAACGCAGTTTGGAGGGAATTACTGCCCGTTTTAATGTCAATTCGCTCATTTTCATGCAGATGACACGCGGTAATGTTAATCCAGAGGTCCTTCCAGCTGTCCGTTGTTCTCTCTCTGAATGTCTGACTGCTGTCACATCACCTCGGTGAAATAAAGCTGAACATTTTGGATGACTGGTCTCTGTTGTGTTACATCCATTAAGGTCCCCCTTCTTTTGTGTTTACGTCCATAAAGGTCCCTCTTCTGTTGTGTTACGTCCATAAAGGTCCCCCTTCTGTTGTGTTACGTCCATAAAGGTCCCCCTTCTGTTGTGTTACATCTAAAAAGGTCCCCCTTCTGTTGTGTCACGTCCATAAAGGTCCCCCTTCTGTTGTGTTACGTCTATAAAGGTCCCCCTTCTGTTGTGTTACGTCCATAAAGGTCCCCCTTCTGTTGTGTTACGTCCATAAAGGCCCCCCTTCTGTTGTGTTACATCTAAAAAGGTCCCCCTTCTGttgtgttacatttacatttacgtaatttagcagacgctcttatccagagcgacttacaaattggtgcattcaccttatggtGTCACGTCCATAAAGGTCCCCCTTCTGTTGTGTTACGTCCAATCACACACTACACAGTAATCTACCTTGCAGACACACGCCAGATATACAGTGTTActcgttaagtattcagaccccttgactttttccccaacaCAATTactttacaaccttattctaaaatagattaaatacatttttccccctcaatctacacacaatgacaaagtgaaaataggtttttagaacattttacaaatgtattaaaaatgtacttaagtattcagaccctttgctatgagagactataaattgagctcaggtgcttcctgtttccattgatcatccttgagatgtttctacaacttgaaacgatttaatccattttagaataaggctgtaacgtaacaaaatgtggaaaaagtcaaggggtctgaatactttctgaatgctctgtatatGATGGGATGTAGAGACATTATGGACATGGGGAAGTTGGGACCCTTTGGTGTCACCAATACCCTCCTCTGGGACCTGGGAGACAGGGCGTTGGGGCTCCTCGATACTCTGGGACCTGGGAGACGGGGCTCCTCGATACTCTGGGACCTGGGAGACGGGGCTCCTCGATACTCTGGGACCTGGGAGACGGGGCTCCTCGATACTCTGGGACCTGGGAGACGGGGCTCCTCGATACTCTGGGACCTGGGAGACAGGGCTCCTCGATACTCTGGGACCTGGGAGACGGGGCGTTCGGGCTCCTTGATACTCTGGGACCTGGGAGACTGGGCTCCTCGATACTCTGGGACCTGGGAGACGGGGCTCCTTGATACTCTGGGACCTGGGAGACGGGGCTCCTCGATACTCTGGGACCTGGGAGACGGGGCTCCTCGATACTCTGGGACCTGGGAGACAGGGCTCCTCGATACTCTGGGACCTGGGAGACGGGGCGTTCGGGCTCCTTGATACTCTGGGACCTGGGAGACTGGGCTCCTCGATACTCTGGGACCTGGGAGACGGGGCTCCTTGATACTCTGGGACCTGGGAGACGGGGCTCCTTGATACTCTGGGACCTGGGAGACGGGGCTCCTTGATACTCTGGGACCTGGGAGACGGGGCGTTCGGGCTCCTCGATACTCTGGGACCTGGGAGACGGGGCGTTCGGGCTCCTCGATACTCTGGGACCTGGGAGACGGGGCGTTGGGGCTCCTTGATACTCTGGGACCTGGGAGACGGGGCGTTCGGGCTCCTCGATACTCTGGGACCTGGGAGACGGGGCGTTCGGGCTCCTCGATACTCTGGGACCTGGGAGACGGGGCGTTGGGGCTCCTTGATACTCTGGGACCTGGGAGACGGGGCGTTCGGGCTCCTCGATACTCTGGGACCTGGGAGACGGGGCGTTCGGGCTCCTTGATACTCTGGGACCTGGGAGACGGGGCTCCTTGATACTCTGGGACCTGGGAGACGGGGCGTTCGGGCTCCTTGATACTCTGGGACCTGGGAGACGGGGCTCCTTGATACTCTGGGACCTGGGAGACGGGGCTCCTCGATACTCTGGGACCTGGGAGACGGGGCGTTCGGGCTCCTTGATACTCTGGGACCTGGGAGACGGGGCGTTCGGGCTCCTCGATACTCTGGGACCTGGGAGACGGGGCGTTCGGGCTCCTCGATACTCTGGGACCTGGGAGACGGGGCTCCTTGATATCCCTGCTCTGGCCCCGGGGCCGGAGTATGCCAGGAGTCTCCAGGACAGCCCACACCTTCACCTGAGAGGTGAACGTAGGTCCCAGCATTCATCTCCTGTTCCCTCATCCCCTGTTCCCTCATCCCCTGTTCCCTCATCCCCCGTTccctcatcccccccccccccccccatgtgtaattacatttttaaaaactgaTGTTTTTTTGGTGCAAAATATAGAACAGTTAAAGTTCAATACAGACTGATGGACCAGACTGATGAGATGTCAATACAGACTGATGAGATGTCAATACAGACTGATGGACCAGACTGATGAGATGTCAATACAGACTGATGGACCAGACTGATGAGATGTCAATACAGACTGATGGACCAGGCTGATGAGATGTCAATACAGACTGATGGACCAGGCTGATGAGATGTCAATACAGACTGATGAGATGTTAATACAGACTGATGAGATGTCAATACAGACTGATGAGATGTCAATACAGACTGATGGACCAGTCTGATGAGATGTCAATACAGACTGATGGACCAGGCTGATGAGATGTCAATACAGACTGATGAGATGTCAATACAGACTGATGGACCAGGCTGATGAGATGTCAATACATTCTGATGGACCAGACTGATGAGATGTCAATACAGACTGATGGGCCAGGCTGATGAGATGTCAATACAGACTGATGGACCAGGCTGATGAGATGTCAATACAGACTGATGGACCAGGCTGATGAGATGTCAATACAGACTGATGGACCAGACTGATGGGATGTCAATACAGACTGTTGGACCAGACTGATGAGATGTTAATACAGACTGATGGGATGTCAATACAGACTGATGAGATGTCAATACAGACTGATGGACCAGACTGATGAGATGTCAATACAGACTGATGAGATGTCAGTACAGACTGATGAGATGTCAATACAGACTGATGGACCAGGCTGATGAGATGTTAATACAGACTGATGAGATGTCAATACAGACTAccatttttgtgtttatactttttccaTAATGACAAGGACAAGGTTTGATGTTGGACAACAACAATAGAACGTTGCATGACTAAAACGCGATACCAAAGACGGTAAGACGTAAGGTTAAGATGatcccattggctccaggtcatctacaagaccctgctaggtaaagtccccccttatctccgctcactggtcaccatagaagcacccacctgtagcacgcgctccagcaggtatatctctctggtcaccatagcagcacccacctgtagcacgcgctccagcaggtatatctctctggtcaccatagcagcacccacctgtagcacgcgctccagctggtatatctctctggtcaccatagcagcacccacctgtagcacgcgctccagcaggtatatcactctggtcacccctaaagccaactcctcctttggtcgtctctccttccagttctctgctgccaatgactggaacgaactacaaaaatgtctgaaactggaaacacttctccctcactagctttaagcaccagctgtcagagcagctcccagatcactgcacctgtacatagcccatctataatttagcccaaacaactacctcttcccctactgtatttatttattttgctcctttgcaccatattatatatattttaacttaactttcttcaaactacaaatctaccattccagtgttttacttgctatattgtatttactttgccaccatggccttttttgcctttacctcccttatctcacctcatttgctcacattgtatatagacttatttttctactgtattattgactgtatgtttgttttactccatgtgtaactctgtgttgttgtatgttgtcgaactgctttgctttatcttggccaggtggcagttgtaaatggcccttgcctacctggttaaataaaggtgaaataaaaataaattaataaaaatgttCATACTGAGTGTTTGGCGGGACTTTTATAATATACATTATCCCAATCATGACTAGGTCGCTTGGCAGAAAGAAAAGTACAGGCTTTTTCCCGCCAGCAATACCTTTCAGATATAAAGAACGGAGAGAGCAATAAGGTGAAGACAGACTAGGACCTCCTCTCCTCAGCTGCAACAATACTTGGACAAGGACAAATAGAACGGACCAAAGCAAGATAGATGTTTAATCAAATTAGGGCAAACAGAAATATTCTGGTTTTATAATGTTGTGGGGGGTTGACAGACTGGTTGTTAAACAGTCTGACTCCCTGCAGACTCCCTCCAGACTCCCTCCAGACTCCCTCCAGACTCCCGTCCTAAACAGTCTGACTCCCTCCAGACTCCAACTATCTGATTACCTTCCACAGCCCTGAGAGAACATCTACCTTTTAACCAGGTTCCTTTACCACCCGAGGGAGCTGAGTAGTAGAGGGCCTGACTGTCTCCGAGGGAGGAGTAGAGGGTCTGACTGTCtccgagggagtagtagagggtctgactgtctccgagggaggagtagagggtctgactgtctccgagggagtagtagagggcctgactgtctccgagggagtagtagagggtctgactgtctccgagggagtagtagagggcctgactgtctccgagggaggagtagagggtctgactgtctccgagggagtagtagagggcctgactgtctccgagggagtagtagagggcctgactgtctccgagggagtagtagagggcctgactgtctccgagggagtagtagagggtctgactgtctccgagggagtagtagagggtctgactgtctccgagggaggagtagagggtctgactgtctccgagggaggagtagagggtctgactgtctccgagggaggagtagagggcctgactgtctccgagggaggagtagagggtctgactgtctccgagggagtagtagagggtctgactgtctccgagggaggagtagagggtctgactgtctccgagggaggagtagagggcctgactgtctccgagggagtagtagagggtctgactgtctccgagggaggagtagagggtctgactgtctccgagggaggagtagagggcctgactgtctccgagggagaggtagagggtctGACTGTCTCCGCTCtgagggagtagtagagggtcTGACTTAATAAACACTCTTTCCTCAGTCATCAAACCTGATAAAAGAACCAATGCGTCACTCGTTCAACACTTTATCAACCTCATGGAAATGtgatcagaagagagagagggggagagagaaaaattaAATATATACAATCATTCTTCTTATTAATACACAACATGTGGTACTTGTAGGGCCTTTCCAGGGTCGGGTCCAGGTCCAGCCGGGAATCACACCGGGAGTCAGGTCAATATCTGGCAACCAGAATTCAGTTCAACCTCCTGCTGGCCACAGCCTCGCCACTCAAATACACTACCCAACGTCCTCTCTGGCCGTGGTCACCATGGAAACGGGCTCCCCCCTGAATGGCAACAGGCAAGGCTGTGATTGGGCAGTGCTCATGTCTTGTCCCGGGCCAGGGCTAGCTGATGATACGGCTAATGGCCTGCAGGGAGGGGAAGTCCTCGTTGTCCCCGAGGTGCAAGGTCTTATGGGAGTTGAAGTCTTTAGGGTCCAGCACTTGGCAGCAGGTGGGGCATACCTGGCAGTCCAGCGCGGCTGCATTAGAGATAGCGCTGGACGGGGTCTGCCAGGCACTCTTCTTCTTGTTCTTCCTGGCCCCGCCGCTTCCCGGTCTTTCCGTGGCCTGGTCGTCTGCGTGGGCCGTCAGCAGCTCCTGCTGTTTCCCCGTGTCAGGAAGTAACACCAGCAGCTCATTGAAGACGCCAACAAAGTTGTCCCCTAACAGAGTCTTACAGCTGCGGTGGTACAGCACGGCTGACATCAGAccctgtttagagagagagagaaagatgttactgttactggccttactgggtggataggaacattagcctgctggccttactgggttgataggaacattagcctgctggccttactgggtggataggaacattagcctgctggccttactgggtggataggaacattagcctgctggctttactgggtggataggaacattagcctgctggccttactgggtggataggaacattagcctgctggccttactgggtggataggaacattagcctgctggccttactgggtggataggaacattagcctgctggccttactgggtggataggaacattagcctgctggccttactgggtggataggaacattagcctgctggccttactgggtggataggaacattagcctgctggccttactgggtggataggaacattagcctgctggccttactgggtggataggaacattagcctgctggccttactgggtggataggaacattagcctgttggccttactgggtctataggaacattagcctgctggccttattgggtggataggaacattagcctgctggtcttactgggtggataggaacattagcctgctggccttactgggtggataggaacattagcctgctggccttactgggtctataggaacattagcctgctggccttactgggtctataggaacattagcctgctggccttactgggtggataggaacattagcctgctggccttactgggtggacatgaacattagcctgctggccttactgggtctataggaacattagcctgctggccttactgggtctataggaacattagcctgctggccttactgggtggataggaacattagcctgctggccttactgggtggataagaacattagcctgctggccttactgggtggataagaacattagcctgctggccttactgggtggataggaacattagcctgctggccttactgggtggataggaacattagcctgctggccttactgggtggattggaacattagcctgctggccttactgggtggataggaacattagcctgctggccttgattttggaatgagattttggatgagcaggtgcccacatacttttgtccatgtagtgtacagtcgtggccaaacgttttgagaatgagacaaatataaatttttcacaaagtctgctgcctcagtttgtatgatggcaatttgcataaactccagaatgttatgaagagtgatcagatgaattgcaattaattggaaagtccctctttgccatgcaaatgaaccgaatcccccaaaaacatttccactgcatttcagccctgccacaaaaggaccagctgacatcatgtcagtgattctctcgttaacacaggtgtgagtgttgacgaggacaaggctggagatcactctgtcatgctgattgagttcgaataacagactggaagcttcaaaaggagggtggtgcttggaatcattgttcttcctctgtcaatcatggttacctgcaaggaaacacatggcgtcatcattgctttgcacaaaaagggcttcacaggcaaggatattgctgccagtaagattgcacctaaatcaaccatttattggatcatcaagaacttcaagaagagcggttcaattgttgtgaagaaggcttcagggcgcccaagaaagtccagcaaccgccaggaccgtctcctaaagttgattcagctgtgggatcggggcaccaccagtacagagcttgctcaggaatggcagcaggcaggtgtgagtgcatctgcacgcacagtgaggcgaagactttcgGAGGATgtcctggtgtcaagaagggcagcaaagaagccccttctctccaggaaaaacatcagggacagactgatattctgcaaaaggtacagggattggactgctgaggactggggtatgatgaatcccctttccgattgtttggggcatccggaaaaaagcttgtccagagaaggcAAGGTGagagctaccatcagtcctgtgtcatgccaacagtaaagcatcctgagaccattcatgtgtggggttgcttctcagccaagggagtggacccactcacaattttgcctaagaacacagccatgaataaagaatggtaccaacacatcctccgagagcaacttctcccaaccatccaggaacagtttggggactaacaatgccttttccagcatgatggagcaccttgccataaggcaaaagtgataactaagtggctcggggaacaaaacatcgatattttgtgtccatggccaggaaactccccagaccttaatcccattgagaacttgtggttaatcctcaagaggcgggtggacaaacaaaaacccacaaattctgacaaacttcaagcattgattatgccagaatgggctgccatcagtcaggatgtggcccagaagttaattgacagcatgccagggcggattgcagaggtcttgaaaaagaagggtcaacactgcaaatattgactctttgcatcaacttcatgtaattgtcaataaaagcctttgacacttatgaaatgcttgtaattatacttcagtattccatagtaacatctgacaaaaatatctaaagacactgaagcagcaaactttataAAAAtctatatttgtgtcattctctaaaacctttggccacgactgtatgtaacTAAGGGTTAGAGACATAGAGGATAGTTCAGCCCCAACAGTCTTACAGCTCTGATGGTGCAGCACCATCCACATAAAATCCTGCCTGAACGTCTAGAGTAGTTCTTAGGATCAGGG from Salmo trutta unplaced genomic scaffold, fSalTru1.1, whole genome shotgun sequence includes:
- the LOC115188879 gene encoding protein PELPK1-like; the protein is MLGPTFTSQVKVWAVLETPGILRPRGQSRDIKEPRLPGPRVSRSPNAPSPRSQSIEEPERPVSQVPEYQGARTPRLPGPRVSRSPVSQVPEYQGAPSPRSQSIKEPERPVSQVPEYQGAPSPRSQSIKEPERPVSQVPEYRGARTPRLPGPRVSRSPNAPSPRSQSIEEPERPVSQVPEYRGARTPRLPGPRVSRSPNAPSPRSQSIEEPERPVSQVPEYRGARTPRLPGPRVSRSPVSQVPEYQGAPSPRSQSIKEPRLPGPRVSRSPVSQVPEYQGARTPRLPGPRVSRSPVSQVPEYRGAPSPRSQSIEEPRLPGPRVSRSPVSQVPEYRGAQSPRSQSIKEPERPVSQVPEYRGALSPRSQSIEEPRLPGPRVSRSPVSQVPEYRGAPSPRSQSIEEPRLPGPRVSRSPNALSPRSQRRVDYCVVCDWT